The following proteins are encoded in a genomic region of Fusarium keratoplasticum isolate Fu6.1 chromosome 9, whole genome shotgun sequence:
- a CDS encoding Peptidase-S15 domain-containing protein gives MSVTPKNVSFSSRGLKIAAHLYLPPSDAPNRNGAAIIICHPWTSIKEQSPANYARVLAPAGFICLTYDAAYQGESEGEPRDLEDPYQRVEDIKCAVTYLVSLKEVNNDKIGVFGICASGGYAPFAAQTDLRIKACATAAAVCAGTMARRGYEKDSSNMDVLHSQLQAAASDRNSDVTGEKVDIVHMLPEKYEDLPDDFPESFRDLANYYRTSRGHHKRATNTCIPRSWDIMGNFDAFAFIEMISPRPLLMITGTKAATKWYSEDAVAKAKEPKELVVLEGMTHADLYDKVDEAGKKLIEFFGKSL, from the coding sequence ATGTCTGTAACTCCCAAGAACGTCTCCTTTTCGTCCCGCGGCCTCAAGATCGCTGCTCATCTCTACCTCCCCCCCTCCGACGCCCCCAACCGCAACGgagccgccatcatcatctgccaCCCCTGGACCTCCATCAAAGAACAATCGCCCGCCAACTACGCCCGCGTCCTCGCACCCGCCGGCTTCATCTGTCTGACCTACGATGCCGCTTACCAGGGTGAATCAGAGGGAGAGCCCCGCGATCTTGAGGATCCGTATCAGAGGGTTGAAGACATCAAGTGTGCGGTTACGTACCTCGTGAGCCTCAAGGAGGTGAACAACGACAAGATTGGCGTCTTTGGTATCTGTGCTTCTGGTGGCTACGCACCCTTTGCAGCACAGACAGATCTCCGCATCAAAGCGTgcgcaacagcagcagccgtgTGCGCCGGCACAATGGCCCGTCGAGGCTATGAGAAGGACTCTTCCAACATGGACGTCCTGCACTCTCAACTTCAAGCCGCAGCCTCGGACCGCAACAGCGACGTTACAGGCGAAAAGGTAGACATCGTCCACATGCTACCGGAGAAGTACGAGGATCTACCAGACGACTTTCCCGAGTCGTTCCGTGATCTGGCGAATTACTATCGCACGTCTCGAGGACATCACAAGCGAGCGACTAATACCTGCATTCCCCGAAGTTGGGATATCATGGGGAACTTTGACGCGTTTGCGTTTATTGAGATGATCAGCCCAAGGCCGTTATTGATGATTACGGGGACAAAGGCTGCGACAAAGTGGTATAGCGAAGATGCGGTtgcaaaggccaaggagccgAAGGAGCTTGTTGTGCTTGAGGGGATGACGCATGCGGATTTGTATGACAAGGTTGATGAGGCGGGCAAGAAGTTGATTGAGTTTTTTGGAAAGAGTCTTTAG
- a CDS encoding Non-reducing end alpha-L-arabinofuranosidase: MATFTRISDDERPTITVDPTAVISKIEDNIYGGFTEHMGRCIYGGIYDPGNPLSDANGFRTDVIEAMKELNVPVVRYPGGNFVATYHWLDGVGPKEKRPARPELAWIGTESNEFGTDEFLKWCEVVGTEPYFCLNFGTGTLDEALGWVEYCNSDRNSYYANLRRQNGREKPYNVKYWALGNEMWGPWQVGQMTKEDYAKQAYQWAKAIKLLDPSVELILCGETGYSTWDSYVVKECIKFDLHGLGGSTTASLIDMHSIHVYTASSDHYKNATAPRSAERAIEITAGLIDLARIENGVPPSVRRQKICFDEWNVWDPVRAPGEEGAEEKYNLSDALAVSVWLNVFIRQSKHMGMANIAQSVNVISPLMTTKDGILKQSTWWPLLLYSKYMRGSTIAVNVRSGEYAGDTQPAWIRGTIETPWLDVSAALDKDGTVNLAVVNIHEEKDYETELKGLVSGEVEVHTVSGADVKVVNTAEKEEVGIKESKWDGQGTFTFPKHSLTLLRWKL, translated from the exons ATGGCCACCTTTACTCGCATTTCGGACGACGAACGTCCAACCATCACGGTCGACCCAACGGCCGTAATCTCCAAGATTGAAGACAACATCTATGGAGGATTCACAGA ACACATGGGCCGCTGCATCTACGGCGGCATCTACGACCCGGGAAACCCCCTGTCCGACGCCAACGGCTTCCGCACAGATGTCatcgaggccatgaaggagctcaacgTTCCGGTTGTGCGGTATCCCGGTGGTAACTTTGTTGCTACGTACCACTggcttgatggtgttggacccaaggagaagcgacCTGCTAG ACCTGAGCTTGCTTGGATCGGCACTGAGAGCAATGAATTTGGAACCGATGAGTTTCTCAAGTGGTGTGAGGTTGTTGGCACTGAGCCTTACTTTTGCCTCAACTTTGGAACCG GAACTCTCGATGAAG CCCTCGGATGGGTCGAGTACTGCAACTCTGACCGAAACAGCTACTACGCCAACCTCCGCCGTCAAAACGGCCGCGAAAAGCCTTACAAC gtCAAGTACTGGGCCCTCGGAAACGAGATGTGGGGTCCCTGGCAAGTCGGCCAGATGACAAAGGAAGACTACGCAAAGCAGGCTTACCAatgggccaaggccatcaagcttcTCGATCCCAGCGTTGAGCTCATCCTCTGTGGTGAGACGGGCTACAGCACGTGGGACTCGTACGTCGTCAAGGAGTGCATCAAGTTTGATCTCCACGGACTGGGAGGTAGCACGACGGCGAGCTTGATCGATATGCACAGTATTCATGTGTATACTGCTAGCTCTGATCACTACAAGAACGCTACCG CTCCGAGATCTGCTGAGAGGGCTATTGAGATTACGGCTGGTTTGATCGATCTCGCCCGCATTGAGAACGGTGTTCCTCCTTCAGTTCGACGACAAAAGATTTGCTTCGATGAGTGGAACGTCTGGGATCCCGTCCGCGCTCCCGGAGAAGAGGGTGCTGAAGAGAA GTACAACCTCTCCGACGCCCTCGCCGTCAGCGTCTGGCTCAACGTCTTCATCCGCCAATCCAAGCACATGGGCATGGCCAACATCGCCCAATCCGTCAACGTCATCTCTCCTCTCATGACGACCAAGGACGGTATCCTCAAGCAGTCAACCTGGTGGCCTCTCCTGCTCTACAGCAAGTACATGCGCGGCTCCACCATCGCCGTCAACGTTCGCTCCGGCGAGTACGCAGGCGATACCCAGCCGGCCTGGATCCGGGGAACCATCGAGACGCCTTGGTTGGATGTCTCTGCTGCTCTTGACAAGGATGGTACTGTCAACTTGGCTGTTGTCAACATCCACGAGGAAAAGGACTATGAGACTGAGCTCAAGGGTCTTGTCAGCGGAGAGGTTGAGGTGCACACGGTCAGCGGCGCAGACGTCAAGGTTGTCAACACAgccgagaaggaagaagtcgGCATCAAGGAGTCCAAGTGGGACGGCCAAGGAACCTTTACCTTCCCCAAGCACTCCCTCACTCTTCTCCGCTGGAAGCTGTAG